The nucleotide sequence TGCATGAATCTGCATTTGACATGGCAAAATATGTGGTGAAAACAACATACTAGGTAGAAACATAAAAATCAATTTAAAAATATACTTTGGTTActaaaaaaaaaaatgaaatttggTAATATCCGTAGTACTTACAAATATATACTCACATGCAAAAGCCAGGACACATACATGCTTTTGAAGAGAAAAaacatacaaaaataacaaatttcagCTACATGTGCATATAAAATCTGTCATTTTTGTCTGAGTTTTTATAGTTTGAGTTTGTATCCCAACTTTTGCACATGAGTACATATTTGTAAGCACCATGGATAtatcaaatttcaaaaaaaaaaacgacCACAATATATTTTTTGAATTGTTTTTCATGTTTCCATTTAGTATGTGGTTTCTACCACATATTTTCCTCTTGGACATGCCTAAAAAATTTCATGCAGGGTTGATCGGAAGCCTTTGCTCTACAACACGGACTCAGCAACTACAGTAGCTAGAAAGAAGAAAATttagggcctgttcggcaggGTTTGGGCTCCTCCAAAAATAACTCCAGCTCTGACTCCTCTGAAGAAGTAGATTCTCTGAAAAACCCAAAACCCTTCTAAAAAaggtttggcaaaacggctcttGTTTTTTTAGGAATGGGTGAAAGATATCAAATGTCCATACTGCCCTCATACATGATAAATAAAAAAACAGCTAATTGACAATCTAACATCGATTATTTTTAACATTGGTCATGATTAAAGCAGTAAACTATATTTAAAATATTATTTAACAAAAACCAGGGCTAAATCAAACACTGTATGGGCCAAGGCCCAAAACGGCCTGCACCACTCTACCTGCAAGAAGCCACACGCTCCTCtctcaatttttttttgaaaagaacGCCGTATGCATCCTCGTCCTCTCGTGTTTCCCGCATGCTCACGTTGTAGTACAGTTCATAAGAAGCAAATATTATTGGAAGTTCTAGTGCTAGATTCCCAATCCACTTTAGTCATAGCTCTAATATCAACTAATGTTCTTTTCTACATGTAGGACAATGATGTGAAGGAACCAATAGTTCAAAGGTCAAGAACATGTTAAGGTCACATCAATGTTGCAATTATATGCTATGAGATCCAACTCCTGCTATTAGATCAAGTACCATCAAGAAACGAGATAGGAAAAATTTGGGGAGGAGATATGAACGAAGAAACATAGAAAACGCATTTCTAATTTAGGGTACTGTTGATACTTTTGCCTCaatataggaaaaagtctacttaatcccccacctttcatacttggtctacttcatcccccaactatgaaaccgtctgttttaccccctgaactttctaaagcCGTCTATTTTATCCCCTgagcggttttcagcggcggtttttgctacagtaacagtaggtttgctacagtgccggtggttttgaattttcttttttttttattattttcggtgaatttttgaaaaatcatagaaaaatctaattttattggactccacatgagtacatctacacagtgaatatataatacggtatgctttagtaaattttttttgtagctttagatcaattgggaaatccaattttgtctgtaattaattagaatttatctataactaagttatacatagtccaatgagtacggaatttttactatagttcaagcatacaataattagcgtaccataaaaatttcaccacaattggaccatagaagctgcagctatgcattattccaattaattacagacaaaattagattttccaattaatctaaggctacagtaaaatttttgtactaaagcatatcgtattatatattcactatgtagatctactcatgtggagttcaacaaaattagattttttattttatgatttttctatgatttactgtgatttttcaaagattcaccaaaaataaaaaaattcaaacccaccattactgtagcaaacccgctgcaAAAAACCGCCCAGgaagtaaaatagacggttttggaaaattCAGTGGGTAAAACAGAcgatttcatagttgggggtgaagtagaccatgtatgaaaggtggggAGTTAAGTAGACTTTTCCCCTCAATATACTTGTCTGAATATGTTTATTTGAAACATCAAGATTACTGTGAGTTTCTGGATATTGTGTGATTTCTATATCTGATATGGGTTACGTATGGGGATTTTGAATACCTACGTGTTTTTTTCGTGTGCGTCTAACGTCATGCGCGGCACTTGTCTGTCCACGGTCGCGCAACCCGGAGGCACACAACTTGCGACATGTGCTTTTTTGTGTGGACCCAATGTCATAAGACAATTGGCTAGGGAATAGAATACTCATGTGCTTTTTTGTGTGGGCCCAATGTCACGAGCCGCGCTCGCTAGCATGCGGTCGCACGTTCACCTGCAGGAGCACGAGTTTTTTCCAGCTTATGCCCCATGTCTTTCCAAAAATAGAAAGTTAATTAATTTATTTCTAAAAGTAGGATGGGTATCGAATCGTATGTTTCCAggacaccaaagttgtagtacaatTCATAAGATATATGGAACCAACAGGCTTCTATATAGCGTTTTGTAAGATTCAGTAACTCTTATTATATCTTCTATGATATAATGAAAGAGTCACAACATAAAGCAGGTTCCTAACACAACATAAACCATTATTCAGATTCTTAGTTCACTTTAACTGAAGCTTTAATGTCAACTAATGTTCTTTCCTACAGGTTGGATAATGATGTGAAGGAACCAGCAATCCAAAGGCCAAGGACATATTAAGATCACATCAGTGTTGCAATTAAATGCTATCAGATCGAGCTTCTGCATATCATACCAACAAGAAACGATATAGGAAGAGTTCGGAGAGGAGATATAATGGGAAGAAACATAGAGAATGCATTAGTCTGACTTAAGATATTGTTGATGCTTTTTCCTTGATATACTTTGAATTTGCAGtttgattttcttttcttttttttagattttgtgtgatttctactccatctgttccaaattataagtcattttgtcttttttagatgcatagtaaaagttATTATCTCGAAAAGTCAAAccacttataatttgaaacatagGGAATACCTTTTCGTGTGGGTCTAACGTCATGAGCGGCCCTTGTTCATGTGCGGTCACGCATGTGCCGGTAGgcgtttagtttttttttccacACACGCTCCACCTCTTTTCAAAACcagaaagattttttttttcaaaagtagAGTGGACAGTTAGATCGCATATTTCCCGTGCTGTAGAATAATTCATAAGATAATATATAGAAACATCATGTTTCATATACTCTTTTCATTCTAACTTTCTTGAAGAGTTAAAACATCTCAAGTTTaatcaaaattatagagaaaattataaagatttataacatcaaatgggtatactataaaaatatagtttataaaaaatctaatgatacttatttggtatcataaatgttattattttattatataaaattttattcaaacttgagatgactctctaagaaagttaaaatgaattataatttgggacagagcCATAGATGGAGTACTATTTAGCCTTTTGTAAGACTCAGATAACTTTATATATTTTTTGTGATTATAATAAAAGAGTCAGCATAGGAGTACAAGACAACGAACATCGCGATACACACGGAGGTAGCCTGCTTCTTCTTCAATAATCCGATTGGTACTCCTACGTATTCGTAGTGCATGAACGGCTCTGGTCGTTCGCTATGCTCGCAAGCCGACCGTGCAACCATGCATGATGCAACGGATCAAACTGTGAAGCGGTCACATGTTATCAGGTGAAGTGTGCGCACTCGGCGTGGGCGCGTGCACCGACGTGCTCCCGCCATCATCACACTCTCCATGTCGGGCAACACGACCATGCGTCTCCTCATCGGAAACGCATGGCGCCGCCGTGGCGGCCGCCACCACCGTCGCAGGGGGAGGAGGGCGCCGCGCGAACCCGCGGTAGCCGGCGGGGTTGACCTGCTCGCGGTAGCGGCTGATGTACGTGCTCATGGGCTTGACGTAGTCGTCGAAGCCGAGCGCCTGGAGCGAGCACGTGAAGTCCTCGGGCGCGATGGTGCGGCGGTGCTGCGCCGTGGCCCGCTCGGCCGCCTCGCCGGTGAGGAAGCCGACGAACTCGAGGGCGCAGTCGTGCGTGAGATCCTTGGCGCGCGAGGAGATCTTGACGCGCTTGGGGATCACCTGTCGCATGAGGCGCACGAGGTTAGTCATCGGCAGCCCGCGGGTGCCCGTGACTCCCTCCCCGTCCGACGACGACGCGGCGACCTTGTCGTCACGGCCGCCCTTCTTCGCAGGACCTGCACGCACCCAA is from Miscanthus floridulus cultivar M001 chromosome 7, ASM1932011v1, whole genome shotgun sequence and encodes:
- the LOC136464357 gene encoding transcriptional activator hap3-like, yielding MGLKAKQCPAKKGGRDDKVAASSSDGEGVTGTRGLPMTNLVRLMRQVIPKRVKISSRAKDLTHDCALEFVGFLTGEAAERATAQHRRTIAPEDFTCSLQALGFDDYVKPMSTYISRYREQVNPAGYRGFARRPPPPATVVAAATAAPCVSDEETHGRVARHGECDDGGSTSVHAPTPSAHTSPDNM